The following are from one region of the Paenibacillus protaetiae genome:
- a CDS encoding DUF1292 domain-containing protein translates to MAETPVVLERLKSRFGPSIELMSEQGEQISFDIKMEFQLGGTVYVALQNAAMRKEDEVELFRVTGSEDEPELETIEDDEEWELASEAYDDMLFAGDETP, encoded by the coding sequence ATGGCTGAAACGCCGGTTGTGCTCGAACGGCTTAAATCGAGGTTTGGCCCGTCGATTGAGCTGATGTCCGAGCAAGGGGAACAGATTTCCTTTGATATCAAGATGGAATTTCAGCTGGGCGGCACCGTTTACGTTGCTTTGCAAAATGCAGCGATGCGCAAGGAAGACGAAGTGGAATTGTTCCGCGTCACCGGCTCTGAAGATGAGCCGGAGCTTGAGACAATCGAGGATGACGAGGAATGGGAGCTTGCTTCGGAAGCTTACGACGATATGCTGTTTGCGGGCGACGAGACTCCTTAG
- the alaS gene encoding alanine--tRNA ligase, translated as MKASEIRAKWLAFFESKGHAIEPSASLVPHNDPSLLWINAGMAPLKPYFDGRVIPDNPRITNSQKCIRTNDIENVGKTRRHHTFFEMLGNFSIGDYFKEEVITWAWEFLTSPQWIGFDPERLSVTVYPEDEEAFKFWNEKIGLPESRIYKLQENFWDIGEGPCGPCTEIFYDRGDKYGDLNDPECWPGGENERFLEVWNLVFSQFNHNKDGSYTPLPNKNIDTGAGLERFASILQDVDSNFDTDLFQPIIQRTCEIAGVKYNDSEEQDVALKVIADHIRTVVFAVGDGVLPSNEGRGYIIRRLLRRAVRYGKTIGIDRPFLYGLTGVVGEIMGVYYPEVVAKAEFIERVIRTEEERFHETLSDGLAMLSDLVAKAKEDGISVIGGEDAFRLYDTYGFPFDLTEDFAAENGMTVDKDGFDEAMNSQRERARAARQESGGMKVQGGPLADFTVKSEFVGYNDLVANAQITAIVHDDVFVEEAGAGNEIYVLLDRTPFYAESGGQIGDRGVIAGDGFTIEVQDVTKAPHGQPVHRAIVTGGIAQNGAAVEAKVDRSLRADTVKNHTATHLLHKALKEVLGEHVNQAGSLVEPERLRFDFSHFGSITPEELADIEHRVNEQIWLGTPVVIESKPIAEAKAMGAMALFGEKYGDIVRVVQVGTYSIELCGGCHVGNTSQIGLFKLVSESGIGSGVRRIEAVTGRHAYEYLESQFDLLKQAAALLKSSNSDVPKRIEALFAQTKELGRENESLQAKLSRIEAGSLESAAKTVGGVTVLTAKVNAPSMDALRGLVDELKLKLPSAVIVLGAVQEDKVNLVAAVSADLVKKGFHAGKLVKEAAAVCGGGGGGRPDMAQAGGKDANKLEEALKLAEELVLTQSNVI; from the coding sequence ATGAAAGCAAGTGAAATCCGCGCTAAATGGTTAGCGTTTTTTGAAAGCAAAGGGCATGCCATCGAGCCGAGCGCTTCGCTCGTGCCGCACAATGATCCGTCGCTGCTGTGGATCAACGCAGGCATGGCGCCGCTGAAGCCTTATTTTGACGGCCGCGTCATTCCGGACAATCCGCGTATTACGAACTCGCAGAAGTGCATTCGCACGAACGATATCGAGAACGTCGGCAAAACGCGCCGTCACCACACGTTTTTCGAAATGCTCGGCAACTTCTCCATCGGCGACTACTTCAAAGAAGAAGTCATCACATGGGCATGGGAATTTCTGACGAGCCCGCAGTGGATCGGTTTCGATCCGGAGCGCTTGTCCGTTACGGTTTATCCGGAGGACGAAGAAGCGTTCAAATTCTGGAATGAGAAAATCGGCCTGCCGGAGTCGCGCATCTACAAGCTGCAGGAAAACTTCTGGGATATCGGCGAAGGCCCATGCGGACCTTGCACCGAAATTTTTTACGACCGCGGCGACAAATACGGCGACCTGAACGATCCGGAATGCTGGCCGGGCGGGGAAAACGAGCGTTTCCTCGAAGTATGGAACCTGGTATTCTCGCAATTCAACCATAACAAGGACGGCAGCTACACGCCGCTTCCGAACAAAAACATTGATACCGGCGCAGGCCTGGAGCGTTTCGCTTCGATCCTGCAAGATGTGGATTCGAACTTTGACACGGATCTGTTCCAGCCGATCATCCAGCGCACCTGCGAAATTGCCGGCGTGAAGTATAACGACAGCGAAGAACAAGACGTTGCGCTGAAAGTTATTGCCGACCATATCCGCACCGTTGTATTTGCGGTTGGCGACGGCGTGCTGCCTTCGAACGAAGGCCGCGGCTACATTATCCGCCGTCTGCTCCGCCGCGCGGTCCGTTACGGCAAAACGATCGGCATCGACCGTCCGTTCCTGTACGGCCTGACCGGCGTAGTCGGCGAGATCATGGGCGTTTATTATCCGGAAGTGGTGGCAAAAGCCGAATTTATCGAACGCGTCATCCGCACCGAAGAAGAACGTTTCCACGAAACGCTGTCCGACGGCCTGGCAATGCTGTCCGATCTCGTTGCCAAAGCGAAGGAAGACGGCATTTCGGTAATCGGCGGCGAAGATGCGTTCCGCCTGTACGATACGTACGGCTTCCCGTTTGACCTGACGGAAGATTTTGCGGCCGAGAACGGCATGACGGTCGACAAAGACGGTTTTGATGAAGCGATGAATTCGCAACGAGAACGTGCCCGCGCAGCCCGCCAGGAATCCGGCGGCATGAAGGTGCAGGGCGGCCCGCTGGCCGATTTTACGGTTAAAAGCGAATTTGTTGGCTATAATGATCTGGTGGCTAATGCCCAAATTACGGCTATTGTGCATGATGACGTGTTCGTAGAAGAAGCGGGTGCAGGCAATGAAATTTATGTGCTGCTCGACCGCACGCCGTTTTATGCCGAAAGCGGCGGCCAGATCGGCGACCGCGGCGTCATCGCAGGCGACGGTTTTACGATTGAAGTGCAGGACGTAACGAAAGCGCCGCACGGACAGCCGGTGCACCGCGCGATTGTGACGGGCGGCATTGCCCAAAACGGCGCTGCCGTTGAAGCGAAAGTCGACCGCTCGCTGCGTGCCGATACGGTGAAAAACCATACGGCCACCCATTTGCTGCACAAAGCGTTAAAAGAAGTGCTGGGCGAGCATGTCAATCAGGCCGGTTCGCTTGTGGAGCCGGAACGGCTGCGTTTCGACTTCTCGCATTTCGGCAGCATTACGCCGGAAGAACTGGCCGATATCGAACACCGCGTAAACGAGCAAATTTGGCTCGGAACGCCGGTTGTTATCGAAAGCAAGCCGATTGCGGAAGCAAAAGCGATGGGCGCCATGGCGCTCTTCGGTGAAAAGTACGGCGACATCGTCCGCGTTGTTCAAGTTGGCACTTACAGCATTGAGCTTTGCGGCGGCTGCCATGTCGGGAACACATCCCAAATCGGGCTGTTTAAGCTTGTAAGCGAAAGCGGCATCGGCTCCGGCGTACGCCGGATTGAAGCGGTAACCGGACGCCATGCGTATGAATATTTGGAAAGCCAGTTCGACCTGCTGAAGCAAGCGGCTGCGCTCTTGAAATCGAGTAACAGCGATGTGCCGAAGCGGATTGAAGCGTTGTTTGCCCAAACGAAAGAGCTGGGCCGCGAGAACGAATCGCTGCAGGCGAAGCTGAGCCGCATTGAAGCCGGATCGCTGGAAAGCGCGGCGAAGACGGTTGGCGGCGTAACGGTGCTTACGGCGAAAGTAAACGCGCCTTCGATGGACGCGCTGCGAGGTCTTGTCGACGAGCTGAAGCTGAAGCTGCCTTCGGCGGTAATTGTGCTTGGCGCTGTTCAAGAAGATAAAGTGAACCTTGTCGCTGCTGTATCGGCCGATCTGGTCAAAAAAGGCTTCCATGCCGGCAAGCTGGTGAAAGAAGCGGCTGCCGTATGCGGCGGCGGCGGCGGCGGACGCCCGGATATGGCTCAAGCAGGCGGCAAAGATGCGAACAAACTGGAAGAAGCGCTGAAACTTGCGGAAGAACTGGTTCTTACTCAATCAAATGTGATATGA
- the mltG gene encoding endolytic transglycosylase MltG, producing the protein MWVVLTILAVLIIGAGSILLYVWNGLRPASDGPAKTVKIDSGMSAFRVSDTLEQQGIIKNAFLFKYYLKVKHEGSHFQAGSYELHPGMTNSEIIAKLNAGDTIPEETVRFTIPEGYTVLQIADKLAAEGIVDKDKFLKLADEKRDWGDAEAVRSIPDDSNLHHRLEGYLFPETYEMKKGSTEEEIISRMLLETDRKLNELGEDWQSELEARKLTLHQLMTIASLIEREVVVDQERPIVASVIYNRLAKPMPLQIDATVQYLLDKPKERLMENDLKVDSPYNTYQVKSLPPGPIASPSIASIEAALHPAQTDYYYYVTIKDGSQTHLFAKTYQEHLKNIDKSNKTAG; encoded by the coding sequence ATGTGGGTTGTTTTAACGATTCTTGCCGTTCTCATCATTGGAGCCGGCAGCATTTTATTGTATGTATGGAACGGGCTGCGCCCCGCATCCGACGGTCCGGCCAAAACGGTCAAGATCGATTCCGGCATGTCGGCTTTTCGGGTATCGGATACATTGGAACAACAAGGCATTATTAAGAATGCATTTTTATTTAAGTATTATTTGAAGGTGAAGCATGAAGGAAGCCATTTTCAAGCGGGCAGCTATGAGCTTCATCCGGGTATGACGAACAGCGAAATTATTGCGAAGCTGAATGCGGGAGATACCATCCCCGAGGAGACGGTTCGCTTTACGATACCGGAAGGTTATACGGTTCTGCAGATTGCAGACAAGCTGGCAGCGGAAGGCATTGTCGATAAAGACAAATTTCTGAAGCTGGCGGACGAGAAGCGGGACTGGGGAGATGCGGAAGCTGTCCGCTCCATTCCGGATGACAGCAACTTGCATCATCGTCTGGAGGGCTACTTATTCCCTGAAACGTACGAAATGAAAAAAGGAAGCACCGAAGAGGAAATCATTTCGCGTATGCTGCTGGAAACCGACCGCAAGCTGAATGAGCTGGGCGAAGACTGGCAGTCCGAGCTGGAAGCCCGCAAATTAACGCTGCATCAGCTCATGACCATCGCTTCTCTGATTGAACGCGAGGTTGTAGTTGATCAGGAGCGGCCAATCGTAGCCAGCGTTATCTATAATCGGCTTGCCAAGCCGATGCCGCTGCAGATTGACGCTACGGTGCAATATTTGCTGGATAAGCCAAAAGAGCGGCTGATGGAAAACGACCTGAAGGTCGACAGCCCGTACAATACGTACCAGGTAAAAAGCTTGCCGCCCGGCCCAATCGCCAGCCCAAGCATCGCTTCCATTGAAGCGGCTTTACATCCGGCACAAACGGATTATTATTATTACGTGACAATAAAAGACGGCTCACAAACTCATCTGTTCGCAAAAACGTATCAAGAGCATTTGAAAAATATTGATAAAAGCAACAAGACGGCCGGTTAA
- the mnmA gene encoding tRNA 2-thiouridine(34) synthase MnmA encodes MAKTNAETRVVVGMSGGVDSSVTALLLKRQGYDVVGIFMKNWDDTDEFGVCSAEEDAEDVRRVCDQIGIPYYTVNFEKQYYDKVFTYFLDEYKRGRTPNPDVMCNREIKFGDFLQMAIDLGADYLATGHYARLATAEDGSKQLLRGVDSNKDQTYFLSALNQSQLAKAMFPIGDLPKPEVRKIAEEAGLYTAKKKDSTGICFIGERNFKTFLSSYLPAQSGDMVDVRTGEVKGRHDGLMYYTLGQRQGLGIGGSGSGEPWFVAGKDLEHNRLLVVQGENHPSLYSKGLTATGMNWIAPVRPEGPFACTAKFRYRQQDQHVTVTLQKDGTAQIVFDKPQKAVTPGQAVVLYDGDVCLGGGTIDAVQPVEASEFQSAMNA; translated from the coding sequence ATGGCCAAAACGAACGCTGAAACCCGCGTAGTTGTCGGCATGTCCGGAGGCGTCGATTCTTCGGTAACAGCACTGTTGCTGAAGCGCCAAGGCTACGATGTGGTAGGCATCTTTATGAAAAACTGGGACGATACTGACGAGTTTGGCGTTTGCAGCGCGGAAGAAGACGCAGAAGACGTCCGGCGCGTGTGCGACCAGATCGGAATCCCTTATTATACGGTCAATTTCGAGAAGCAGTATTACGATAAAGTATTTACTTATTTTCTCGATGAATATAAACGCGGACGCACCCCTAATCCGGATGTGATGTGCAACCGCGAAATCAAATTCGGCGATTTCCTGCAGATGGCGATCGATCTTGGCGCCGACTATTTGGCAACCGGCCATTACGCCCGGCTTGCGACGGCCGAAGACGGCAGCAAGCAGCTGCTGCGCGGCGTGGACAGCAACAAGGACCAGACGTACTTCCTGAGCGCTTTGAACCAGTCTCAACTGGCCAAAGCGATGTTCCCGATCGGCGATCTGCCTAAACCGGAAGTCCGCAAAATTGCGGAAGAAGCCGGATTGTATACCGCCAAGAAAAAAGACAGCACCGGCATCTGCTTTATCGGGGAACGCAATTTCAAAACATTTCTAAGCAGCTACCTCCCCGCGCAGTCCGGCGACATGGTTGATGTGCGTACCGGCGAAGTAAAGGGCCGCCACGACGGCCTGATGTATTATACGCTTGGCCAGCGCCAAGGTCTCGGCATCGGCGGATCAGGTTCGGGCGAGCCGTGGTTCGTAGCCGGCAAAGATCTGGAGCATAACCGCCTGCTTGTCGTGCAGGGCGAAAACCATCCAAGCTTGTATTCCAAAGGACTTACCGCAACCGGCATGAACTGGATTGCGCCGGTCCGCCCGGAAGGGCCGTTTGCATGCACAGCAAAGTTCCGTTACCGCCAGCAGGACCAACATGTTACAGTTACGCTGCAAAAGGACGGAACAGCTCAAATTGTTTTCGACAAACCGCAAAAGGCGGTTACGCCTGGGCAAGCCGTTGTGTTATATGACGGGGATGTATGCCTCGGCGGGGGGACAATTGACGCCGTTCAACCGGTTGAAGCATCGGAATTCCAATCCGCAATGAATGCATAA
- a CDS encoding peptidase U32 family protein, with protein MVKKPELLATAASLEEMKVLIAAGADAFVIGESKFGMRLPGQFDLHAIKEAVQLAKPEGVRIYAAVNNVMDNKTVDELPAYIKQLAEAGVDAIVFGDPAVLMAAREHAPGMPLHWNAEMTSTNYSTANYWGRRGATRFVTARELNMEQIIDIKQHCDLEVQVQVHGMTNIYHSKRSLVGSYMDHQGGRDKLPAANLTPGLYLTEAERPGERYPIYEDDNGTHMMSSDDICVLDTLHELLEIEIDSLKIEGLMKSTAYNEVVVKAYRAAIDAYCSDPAGYRFQEEWLDAIREVQDPNRELTYGFFFKEQVY; from the coding sequence ATGGTAAAGAAGCCGGAGCTGCTTGCAACAGCTGCTTCTTTGGAAGAAATGAAAGTGCTGATTGCTGCCGGGGCGGATGCATTTGTCATCGGCGAATCCAAATTTGGCATGAGGCTGCCGGGGCAATTTGATCTCCATGCGATCAAGGAAGCCGTTCAGCTTGCTAAGCCGGAAGGCGTCCGTATTTATGCGGCGGTTAACAACGTGATGGACAATAAAACGGTTGATGAGCTTCCCGCTTATATCAAGCAGCTGGCGGAAGCGGGTGTTGATGCGATCGTGTTTGGCGATCCGGCAGTACTGATGGCGGCTCGGGAACATGCGCCGGGCATGCCGCTGCACTGGAATGCCGAGATGACATCTACGAACTACTCCACCGCGAACTATTGGGGACGACGCGGCGCAACCCGCTTTGTAACGGCACGCGAGCTGAACATGGAACAAATTATCGATATCAAGCAGCATTGCGATCTTGAAGTTCAAGTGCAGGTGCACGGCATGACCAATATTTATCATTCGAAACGTTCGCTTGTCGGAAGTTATATGGACCATCAAGGCGGCCGGGATAAGCTGCCGGCGGCGAATTTGACCCCAGGGCTGTATTTGACTGAAGCAGAGCGCCCAGGCGAACGTTATCCGATTTATGAAGACGATAATGGAACTCATATGATGAGCTCCGATGATATATGCGTGCTGGATACGCTGCACGAGCTGCTGGAAATTGAAATAGACAGCCTGAAGATCGAAGGGCTGATGAAATCAACCGCATACAATGAGGTTGTCGTCAAAGCTTACCGGGCAGCTATTGATGCTTATTGCAGCGACCCGGCAGGCTACCGGTTTCAAGAGGAATGGCTTGATGCCATTCGTGAGGTTCAGGATCCAAACCGCGAGCTGACGTACGGATTTTTCTTCAAAGAACAAGTGTATTAA
- a CDS encoding AI-2E family transporter, producing MGRFTNNRLFVWLVYLILGLLAIYLLLLVRPVFVHIYVFLKAVLAPFLIAMVISYVLNPIVSMLHERKVPRTIAVLLIYAVFISAVVVLIVNMIPMFSEQMEQLNHHVPELTMRAENLVTDINNNSFLPESVRAGFNKALVSVEKQVTESLTRFINNIGSVLNVVFIAFIIPFLAFYILKDFEVFERAVITYLPKSHRNNVVRMVKDIDEALGSYIRGQFIVCVIVGVLAYIGYEIIGVPYPLLLAGIVMVTNIIPYLGPFFGAAPAVIVASTVSVKMVVFVVIVNTACQILEGNVVSPQVVGRTLHMHPLSIIFALLVGGELAGIVGMIMAVPIFAALKVIVQHLFAYYVRRKTI from the coding sequence GTGGGACGTTTCACGAACAACCGGCTGTTTGTATGGCTCGTTTATTTGATATTGGGTTTACTGGCGATCTATTTGCTGCTGCTGGTCCGGCCGGTATTTGTACATATTTACGTGTTTCTGAAAGCCGTGCTTGCCCCTTTTCTTATTGCAATGGTCATATCCTATGTGCTCAACCCGATTGTATCCATGCTGCATGAACGGAAGGTCCCCCGCACGATAGCGGTTTTACTTATTTATGCCGTGTTTATTTCGGCAGTCGTGGTTCTTATTGTGAATATGATTCCAATGTTCAGCGAACAGATGGAGCAGCTGAACCATCATGTGCCGGAGCTGACGATGCGGGCCGAAAATTTGGTCACCGACATTAACAACAACTCGTTTTTGCCGGAAAGCGTGCGGGCGGGTTTCAACAAAGCGCTTGTGTCGGTAGAGAAGCAGGTGACCGAATCGCTGACCCGGTTCATTAACAATATCGGCAGCGTGCTGAACGTTGTCTTTATCGCGTTTATTATCCCGTTTCTGGCGTTTTATATCTTGAAAGATTTTGAAGTGTTCGAGCGGGCGGTCATTACGTATTTGCCCAAATCCCATCGGAACAATGTTGTCCGGATGGTGAAGGACATCGATGAGGCACTGGGCAGCTACATCCGCGGCCAGTTTATCGTCTGCGTCATTGTGGGCGTGCTGGCTTATATCGGCTACGAAATTATCGGCGTGCCTTATCCGCTGCTGCTGGCGGGCATCGTCATGGTGACGAACATTATACCGTACCTCGGCCCGTTTTTTGGCGCAGCTCCGGCTGTTATTGTCGCTTCAACCGTGTCGGTCAAAATGGTCGTATTTGTCGTCATCGTCAATACCGCCTGCCAAATTCTCGAAGGCAACGTTGTATCGCCTCAAGTGGTCGGAAGGACGCTCCATATGCATCCGCTGTCGATTATTTTTGCTTTGCTGGTTGGGGGAGAGCTGGCCGGCATTGTCGGGATGATTATGGCGGTGCCGATTTTTGCCGCTTTGAAAGTGATCGTGCAGCATTTGTTTGCCTATTACGTGCGCCGAAAGACAATTTGA
- a CDS encoding cysteine desulfurase family protein: MNRYYFDHSATTPVHPEVAQAMLEVMLGPGGNPSSIHAFGRAAKQLVTRSRDTIAAALGCKSSELIFTSGGTESDNAALIGAALAMRKQGRSHIVTSAIEHHAVLHTCEWLEGEGFRLTVVPVDEFGRVSPEAVEAAIGPDTGLISIMHGNNEVGTLQPIEQIGEIAHEHGALLHVDAVQSFGTVAYKLSDMPVDLMSFSAHKINGPQGVGALYIKTGTPFVPLQHGGSQEKKRRAGTENVPGIVGFAKAVDICVNERKNKQLLMDKLRTVWVESLKQELGESAFVLNGHPQQKLPHIVNISFLGVDTEKMLMNLDMAGIAASSGSACTSGSLERSHVLKAMRLGDERLLSAVRFSFGLGNTEEEVADAARKTAAIVKRIRK, encoded by the coding sequence ATGAATCGTTATTATTTTGACCATTCCGCGACAACGCCCGTCCATCCGGAAGTTGCGCAGGCGATGCTTGAGGTGATGCTGGGCCCTGGAGGCAATCCGTCCAGCATTCACGCCTTTGGCAGAGCTGCCAAACAGCTGGTGACGCGTTCTCGCGATACGATTGCAGCAGCGCTCGGATGCAAATCTTCCGAGCTTATTTTTACTTCCGGGGGAACGGAAAGCGACAATGCAGCCCTCATCGGCGCCGCATTAGCCATGCGCAAGCAGGGCAGGAGCCATATAGTCACCTCTGCCATTGAGCACCATGCGGTTCTTCATACATGCGAATGGCTGGAAGGCGAAGGCTTCCGGCTGACGGTCGTGCCGGTCGACGAATTCGGGCGCGTATCTCCCGAAGCGGTCGAAGCGGCTATCGGGCCGGACACCGGCCTGATCAGCATTATGCACGGCAACAATGAAGTGGGCACGCTTCAGCCGATAGAGCAAATCGGCGAAATTGCCCATGAGCACGGCGCGCTGCTTCATGTCGACGCCGTGCAGTCGTTTGGCACGGTTGCGTACAAGCTGTCGGATATGCCTGTTGATCTGATGAGCTTTTCCGCTCACAAAATTAATGGCCCGCAAGGCGTCGGCGCATTGTATATCAAAACCGGCACGCCGTTTGTCCCGCTGCAGCATGGCGGCTCGCAGGAAAAGAAACGGCGTGCGGGCACAGAAAATGTGCCGGGAATTGTCGGATTCGCGAAAGCCGTTGACATTTGTGTGAACGAGCGGAAAAATAAGCAACTTTTAATGGACAAACTTCGTACAGTATGGGTAGAAAGCCTGAAGCAAGAGCTGGGCGAATCTGCTTTTGTCCTAAACGGCCATCCGCAGCAGAAGCTTCCTCATATTGTAAATATTAGCTTCCTGGGCGTTGATACGGAAAAGATGCTCATGAATCTGGACATGGCCGGTATCGCGGCTTCCAGCGGTTCGGCGTGCACTTCCGGCTCTCTGGAACGGTCCCATGTGCTTAAAGCGATGCGTTTGGGCGATGAACGTCTTTTGTCGGCTGTACGATTTAGCTTCGGATTGGGAAATACTGAGGAGGAAGTAGCGGACGCTGCGCGCAAAACGGCAGCCATCGTAAAGCGTATCCGCAAGTAA
- a CDS encoding IreB family regulatory phosphoprotein has protein sequence MNSMDKTMKFDVKAEDLEASSQDILLSVYEALLEKEYNPINQIVGYLLSGDPAYIPRHNNARSLIRKKERDELIEELVRFYLNSKKQ, from the coding sequence ATGAATTCAATGGACAAAACAATGAAATTTGACGTGAAGGCAGAAGATTTGGAAGCTTCTTCGCAAGATATTTTGCTCTCGGTGTACGAGGCGCTGCTGGAGAAGGAATATAATCCGATTAACCAGATCGTCGGCTATCTGCTGTCCGGTGACCCGGCTTACATTCCGCGGCACAACAACGCCAGAAGCTTGATTCGCAAAAAAGAACGCGATGAACTCATTGAAGAGCTGGTTCGGTTCTATTTGAACAGCAAGAAACAGTAA
- a CDS encoding DUF1292 domain-containing protein, whose amino-acid sequence MANDELQYEEPEIIYIPDEEGNEEEFEVIMKFEVDGSDQKYMMVVPLVGDSDEEDEVYAFRYEEDGDDLKLYTIEDEEEWNMVEETFNTLLGELEEN is encoded by the coding sequence ATGGCTAATGACGAACTGCAATACGAAGAGCCGGAAATTATTTATATTCCGGATGAAGAAGGCAACGAAGAAGAATTCGAAGTCATCATGAAATTCGAAGTTGATGGTTCCGATCAGAAATATATGATGGTTGTTCCGCTCGTTGGCGACAGCGACGAGGAAGACGAAGTGTATGCTTTCCGTTATGAAGAAGACGGCGACGACCTGAAGCTTTATACCATTGAAGATGAAGAAGAATGGAATATGGTGGAAGAGACGTTCAACACGCTGCTTGGCGAGCTGGAGGAGAACTAA
- a CDS encoding PRC-barrel domain-containing protein — MVKVQQLIGLPVYAMGTGKRVGKITDVWLDEHWQLTGLIIGSSGLFASEVKTVAWNEVQTCGEDAVFIASESSVHKIKATAILRSFLTGVVRLRDMPVVTVQGLQLGRVSDVYFYPLQGTKIIGYELTDGFVSDLMEGRRWLRVQPESDTVLLGEDAIIVPAVSEAELEPVAASNSEDREKC, encoded by the coding sequence ATGGTAAAGGTTCAGCAGCTGATCGGTTTGCCCGTGTACGCAATGGGAACCGGCAAGAGAGTGGGGAAGATAACAGACGTCTGGCTTGATGAACACTGGCAGCTGACCGGCTTAATCATAGGGAGCAGCGGACTGTTTGCTTCCGAAGTTAAGACGGTGGCTTGGAACGAAGTACAAACATGCGGCGAAGATGCGGTTTTTATTGCAAGCGAATCCTCTGTCCACAAGATAAAAGCAACAGCTATTTTACGTTCGTTTCTGACCGGGGTTGTCCGTTTGCGGGATATGCCGGTCGTGACGGTGCAGGGCTTGCAGCTTGGACGCGTGTCAGACGTTTATTTTTACCCGTTACAGGGCACAAAGATAATAGGTTACGAGCTTACAGACGGATTTGTATCGGATTTGATGGAGGGGCGCAGATGGCTGCGTGTCCAGCCGGAGTCCGACACCGTGCTGCTCGGGGAAGACGCGATTATCGTTCCTGCTGTCAGTGAAGCGGAATTGGAGCCGGTCGCAGCTTCCAATTCGGAGGATAGGGAGAAATGTTAG
- the ruvX gene encoding Holliday junction resolvase RuvX: MRTMGLDYGDRNIGVAVSDAFGWTAQGTEVVQRRRDGGEFDRIAELVKEHEVSSIVVGLPKNMNGTVGPRGEISIAFAEQLRQKLGLPVHLWDERLTTVSAERTLLEADVSRKKRKQVIDKMAATLILQNYLDSKTKR, translated from the coding sequence ATGAGAACGATGGGTTTGGATTATGGCGACCGCAACATTGGCGTAGCTGTCAGTGATGCGTTCGGCTGGACAGCACAAGGAACGGAAGTCGTTCAACGGCGCAGGGACGGCGGAGAATTCGACCGTATTGCGGAGCTGGTCAAAGAGCACGAAGTGTCTTCCATTGTAGTCGGATTACCGAAAAATATGAACGGCACAGTAGGACCTCGAGGCGAAATCAGCATCGCATTTGCCGAGCAGCTTAGGCAGAAGCTTGGTTTACCAGTTCACCTTTGGGATGAACGGTTGACGACGGTATCCGCGGAACGGACGCTACTCGAAGCGGATGTCAGCCGCAAGAAGCGGAAGCAGGTCATTGATAAGATGGCAGCGACGCTCATTTTGCAAAATTATCTCGATTCTAAAACGAAAAGGTGA
- the cymR gene encoding cysteine metabolism transcriptional regulator CymR, giving the protein MKISTKGRYGLTIMMELAAKFGEGPISLKSIAERNQLSEHYLEQLVAPLRNAGLVKSIRGAYGGYVLSKEPEQITAGDIIRILEGPISPVDFTEEDDPAKRDLWLRIRDSIAAVLDNTTLADLNNYQSEAESDSYMFYI; this is encoded by the coding sequence TTGAAAATTTCAACAAAAGGCCGTTACGGCTTAACGATTATGATGGAGCTTGCGGCAAAGTTTGGTGAAGGCCCGATTTCGTTAAAAAGCATTGCGGAACGCAATCAGCTTTCCGAACATTATTTGGAACAGCTTGTTGCACCGCTTCGCAATGCAGGCCTTGTTAAAAGCATCCGAGGCGCTTACGGCGGTTATGTGCTGTCGAAGGAGCCTGAGCAAATTACAGCAGGCGATATTATCCGCATCCTGGAAGGCCCGATTTCCCCGGTTGATTTTACAGAAGAAGACGACCCGGCCAAACGCGATTTGTGGCTCCGCATCCGCGACAGCATTGCAGCCGTGCTGGACAATACAACGCTGGCTGATCTGAACAACTACCAGTCCGAAGCGGAATCGGACAGCTATATGTTCTACATTTAA